Proteins found in one Candidatus Hinthialibacter antarcticus genomic segment:
- a CDS encoding condensation domain-containing protein: protein MVTTDLQKQLANLTPEQRDLALQKLRERKSGAAVVGDKNSVIVAAQRNGVAPLSFAQQRLWFLEQMEGASSYYNEFGVQRIIGRFDLSALQSSLNELVRRHEILRTTFPEKNGAPIQSIADAGAVQINTVDLTHLPERQVEREAMLLAEQESKRPFDLAIGPLLRVTVVKCRPERHWLMTNMHHIICDNWSSSVFNREIAELYSAYTQGRSSSLPPLPIQYADFAVWQRDALSESKREELLSYWKKQLEPLPAPLELPTDFGRPAKQTYDGENHPVTWERDLASAVADAGRRYGATPFMVYLAAYAVLLARYSCQEEIVIAAPIANRNRKELEPLIGFFVNTLLLKLDLRGNPTFEALIQRAQSVSSDAYAHQDMPLDQLIESLNLSRNTPLFRAMFIFQNSPQVKLQSPEIQIEPVEMSSDAVRSDLDFYLMEADGAMQGSLRYNRDLFTTATMATMANRLRLVLERYVLNPTTPLDDLQFESACMLPPIRKPAASIA, encoded by the coding sequence ATGGTTACAACGGATTTACAAAAACAATTGGCCAACCTAACGCCGGAGCAACGCGATCTTGCGCTGCAGAAATTGCGCGAGCGTAAGTCAGGCGCTGCTGTGGTTGGTGATAAGAACAGCGTGATTGTCGCCGCGCAACGCAACGGCGTTGCGCCGCTTTCGTTTGCGCAACAGCGCTTGTGGTTTCTTGAGCAAATGGAAGGCGCGAGTTCGTATTACAACGAATTCGGCGTTCAGCGCATCATCGGGCGGTTCGACCTTTCTGCGCTGCAAAGCAGCCTCAATGAATTGGTGCGCCGTCACGAGATTTTGCGCACCACGTTTCCTGAAAAAAACGGTGCGCCTATCCAATCTATTGCGGATGCGGGCGCCGTTCAAATCAATACCGTTGATTTGACTCATTTGCCTGAACGCCAGGTTGAACGCGAAGCCATGCTGTTGGCGGAACAAGAATCGAAGCGCCCGTTTGATTTGGCGATAGGGCCGCTGCTTCGGGTTACGGTCGTGAAATGCCGCCCGGAACGGCATTGGTTGATGACCAACATGCACCACATTATTTGCGATAACTGGTCGTCGTCGGTGTTTAATCGTGAGATTGCGGAACTCTACAGCGCCTATACGCAGGGGCGTTCGTCGTCATTGCCGCCGCTGCCGATTCAGTATGCGGACTTCGCAGTGTGGCAACGGGACGCGCTTTCAGAATCGAAGCGGGAAGAACTGCTTTCTTATTGGAAAAAGCAATTAGAGCCGCTGCCTGCGCCGTTAGAATTGCCGACCGATTTTGGTCGCCCCGCCAAGCAAACCTATGATGGCGAAAACCACCCTGTTACATGGGAGCGGGACTTGGCGTCCGCCGTCGCTGACGCGGGCCGCCGGTACGGCGCGACGCCGTTTATGGTCTATCTGGCGGCGTATGCAGTTTTGTTGGCGCGGTATAGTTGCCAGGAAGAAATTGTGATCGCGGCGCCCATCGCCAACCGCAACCGCAAAGAACTCGAACCGCTTATCGGTTTTTTCGTTAACACGCTTTTATTGAAATTAGATTTGCGCGGCAACCCCACCTTTGAGGCGTTGATTCAACGGGCGCAATCCGTTTCGTCAGACGCCTACGCCCACCAGGACATGCCGCTCGATCAATTGATCGAGTCGCTCAACCTCTCGCGCAATACTCCACTGTTTCGGGCGATGTTTATTTTTCAAAATTCGCCGCAAGTGAAATTGCAGTCGCCGGAGATTCAGATTGAACCGGTCGAGATGAGCAGCGACGCGGTCCGCTCGGACCTGGATTTTTATTTGATGGAAGCCGATGGGGCCATGCAGGGCTCCCTACGGTATAACCGCGATTTATTCACAACGGCAACCATGGCTACAATGGCAAACCGTCTTCGCCTGGTGTTGGAACGGTATGTACTGAACCCGACCACGCCGCTTGATGACCTGCAGTTTGAGAGCGCCTGCATGTTGCCGCCGATACGCAAGCCGGCGGCTTCGATTGCTTAA